The following DNA comes from Enterocloster bolteae.
CCGGATACCTTGGCCGCTTCCGGATTGCCGCCCACGATATAAATGTTCTTCCCAAACACAGTCTTGTTGAGCAGAAACCAAACGCCGACAATGGCAATGACGGCGATGACCACTAAAAAGGAAATCTGGCCAAATACCTTAAAGCTGCTGAGCACAGTCAAGTCATTCCTTATGCCTCCGATGGGCTGGGAATTGTTCGGCTTCTTTGCAAAGTACAGACAGTTAATGCCGTAGACAATGGTGCTCATGCCGAATGTGGCGATAAAAGGCGCCATCTTTAGCTTTGCAATCATAAAGCCGTTGACAGCTCCTATCACAGCAACCAGAGCCAGGGTCATGATGACGGGAATGATAATGGGAAGTTCAGGCAGGCCAGGCCAGAACTTGTTGGAATAGTCCGCCATCTGGGACAGGGATGCCACCATAACGGCTGCCAGGCCCACCTGGCGGCCGCCGGAAAGGTCTGTTCCTCCTAAGAGCAGAGCGAACATCAGCCCCAATGCACATATCATTTTAACGGCAGACTGGGTCAGTATGTCTGTCAATACTCTTATTTGCAGAAAAGAAGGTTCGATTATGATAATTCCTATAATCATGAATACCAGCACGATGATAAGAGCTTTATCCATCATGATATTCTTTATGTCTTTTGCTGTCAACTCCTTTATTTTCATACTGACACTCCTTCTTTCGTTTTATCTTCAAATTGGGTGGCGTACTTCATCACCTCAACCTGGGTAGCCTCCGTTTTGCCAAGGATACCTGTCTGCTTTCCGGCGCACATAATCATGATACGATCCGACATTCCCAACAACTCCGGCATCTCAGAGGAAACCATAATGATCGCCTTTCCCTTTTTCACTAAATCCTGCATGATTCGGTATATCTCATATTTAGCGCCCACATCCACTCCCCTGGTGGGTTCGTCCAGCATAATGACATCACAGTTTGCCAGCAGCCATCTGCCAATCAGCACCTTCTGCTGATTCCCTCCCGACAGGTTCTTGATAAGCGTTTTTGTCCCGGCCATGCGGACATCCAGATCCGTGCACACCTTGTCAACGCTGGGGAACAGTTTTTTCGTATGGATGTATCCGAAAACATTGCCTGTCAGTTTCTTATAGGCAACCGTCAGGGCGTTGTCCCAGACTGACAGCATGGGAATGATTCCCGTTGCCCTGCGCTCTTCTGTCAGAAGGGCGAAGCCGTTGCGTATGGCATCCTGGGGTGAATGGTTGACCACTGTTTTTCCATTGACAGTCAGTTCCCCGCTTACAATTCTTCGCAGGCCGAATATGGCTTCTATGAGCTCTGTCCTCTGTGCCCCCACCAGTCCGCCTATGCCCAGTATCTCCCCCTTATGAAGGTCGAAGGACACGTTTTTAAAGGATCGCGGGTCTGCACTGGTAAAGTTCTTTACCTGCAGCATCACCTCATCTGTTCTTGCGTCCTCGCACAAAGGAAATCGCTCGTTCATCTTTCTTCCCACCATTTGGCCTATCAGCTGGTCTATGGTAATGTCCTTTATATCCCATGTGCCTATGTACTGGCCGTCCCGCATCACTGTTATCTCGTCCGCTATCTCAAATATCTCCTCCAGCTTGTGGGATATATAGATAATAGAGCGCCCTTCCTTTCTAAGCTTGTCAATGATTTTAAAAAGATGCTGTGTCTCTGCCACAGTCAGTGAGGAGGTCGGCTCGTCCATAATGATAATTTTTGCATTATATGAGACAGCCTTTGCTATCTCAATTGCCTGCATCTGTGAAACGGAGAGGTTCTTTGCAAAGGTTGTCACGTCTATATCAAAATCCAAATCCCGAAGCAGGTTCCTGGTCTTTTCCATCATCTGGTTTTCATCCACCACAATGCCTTTTGTCTGGAACCTGCCCGCCCATATATTGTCCACCACATTCCTGTAAGGAACCGGATTCAGCTCCTGGTGAATCATGGAAATGCCGTTTTTCAGCGCATCATTGGGATCTTTGATATCCATGACCCGGCCATCAATTTCAATGGTACCGCTGTCCGGATGATACAGGCCGAACAGACACTTCATCAAAGTGGATTTGCCGGCCCCGTTCTCGCCGATTAATGCATGTACACTTCCAGGCTTCACCGCAAGCTTAATATTGTCAAGGGCTTTTACTCCGGGGAAGGATTTAGACATATTTGCTATCTTCAGTCTGTATTCTTCCATCTGCATCCTCCAGATTCCTTATTCGGATTGGGCCACTGCCAGCATGTCCTCCAGGGTTGCGCTTAAATTGCTTTCATCAACAATCACATACGGTACCCATACATATTTTCCGTCAACCGTACAGTTCACGCCTACCACGTCCTCTGTGATTTCCGTTCCTGCATGTACTGCCTTTATCACATTGATGATGGCGTCAGACTGGCTCTTCCTGTCATTCAGCACAGTGCCCAAAAGGGAACCTGCCTTCATTGCCTCCAGGGCGTCGATATTAGCATCAATTCCCACGATGGGAACAAACTTCTCAGCATCCCCTGAGTTATAGCCATTGTTGATGCAGGCCTGCACCGCGCCCATAGCCATGGAGTCGTTGTTGCAGAGGACACCTTCAATCCCGTCGATTCCGTAAGCGGTAATCCACGCATTCATTTTATCCAGTGCCTGGGCCTGGTCCCAGTTGGCGGTATCGCAGGCAAGAATCTCATATTCGATTCCGTTCTTTTCCAGGGTCTCTTTATACGCATCTGTGCGAAGTGTCACATCCTGCTGGCCGATTTCTCCCTGAAGAATGACCAGAGAAAGTTTTCCGTCCCCGTTTTTATCTGCAATATCTTTATTGTCATTCCAGTAGTTAATCAGTGCCTGGGCGCACATTTCGCCTGACTGTTTGGCCTGGGCGCCTACATACCAGATGTTTTCGTAGCGGTTCATGGTATCTTCCATCGGCTCCATATTGAAGAATACAGCCGGCACGCCGTCAGCATCGCATTTCTTCATCATGTTCTCAATGCTCTCCCTGTCAGGCGCGCATATGGCAACCACATCCGTCTTTTTGCTCAGGGCCACCTCTAATTTGGAATTGGCCGTGGATACGTCATTTGCCGCGTCCTGCATATCCAGGGTGATACCGCCCGACTTTTCAGCCTCGTTCTGCATAATGATGCGGAATCCGCTCTGGAACTGGTCGTCAAAGGCCCTCCAGATAACAGTGGCCTTCATCTCTGCCTGGGCCTCTCCCTGCTGGGCGGCACTCTCTGAATTTCCGGCTGATTCACTGCCTGCCGGAACTGCCGGCTTTGTCTCCCCCAGACCGCCGGAGCAGGCTGTTAATGTACCCATCATCACGGCTGCTGTCAACCCACATACGAATCTGTTCATGCTTTTTTTCATAAGTCATCTTCTCCTTTTTGATATATTAATCCATCAGTGCAAATTCTCTCATCTTTCCCTTAATAAACTCCCTTGCGCAGGCCTGTGAATTGACAAACATGCCTGTATTATACTTAAAGTCCGGCTTCTGCTTCATATCCTCAAAGGAATTGGCAACCGCTATCAATACATCTGTGGCAATATTGATTTTTCTGATTCCGTTCCTGATTGCTTCCTGTACCTGCTCCTTAGGTGTTCCCGAACCGCCGTGAAGCACAATGGGAACATCCACCACATCATGTATCTTTTTAAGCCGTTCAATGTTCAGATGGGGAGCCGCCACATATACGCCGTGCTGCGTCCCGATGCTGACAGCGATACAGTCAATGCCTGTGCGCTCCACAAATTCCTTTGCCTGGTCCGGGTCTGTCTGGGCAGATTCAGGGTCGCCTTCCACCTTAAAGTTTCCTTCTTCTCCCACCAGCTTGCCTAATTCCCCTTCCACCGTGATTCCGTAGCAGTGGGCATAATCAGCCACCTTTTTGGTCAGCGCCACATTCTCCTCAAAGGGAAGGGATGAGCCATCTATCATGACGGAGGAATATCCGGCCTGTATGGCCTGTACGCATTCCTCATATGTACGGCAGTGGTCCAGATGAAGCGCAACAGGAACTTTGCAGTCAGCTGCCTTCATGGCTCTTTTAACCGTATCCACAGTCCCCTCAAAACCGCCCATCAAATCGCAGCAGTCCGTACCTGTGATAAAGATGACCGGAATATCCAACTCTGTACCTGCCTCAATTGCTGCCAATGCAGTTTCATAGGATACAGTCACATATGCGCCATAGGCAATGTTCCTCTCCTCAGCCATCTCCAAAATGTCTTTCATCGGTGATAATTTCATAAGTCTTCTTCTCCTTTTATTTTAGTTTTTTATGGTGATTGTATATGTACAACTCGTCTTCATAGGGCAGTATACCGCCCGCCGCCCCCATATGCTGGACACTGTGGGAAGCAACTGAGCCTGCTAATCCAGCACTTTCAAAAAATGAAAGCCCGTTGACCAGGCCGGCCATCAGCCCGGCCATAAAGGAATCACCTGCCCCCGTGGTGTCCACGGCCCTGATCCCTCTCGGGCATTCTATATACCGCTCCCTGATAAAATCTGTGGCATAGCATCCCTTTGAACCAAGCTTGATTCCAAAATAGGCAAGTCCCATGGGCTTAAAGGCGCTGCTGATGTCCGGTATCTCCCGGCATCCGGTTATGGCCAATGCTTCCTCATAGCTTGGGAAAAAAACATCTGTATAGGGCAGAACCTCCTTAAACATATCCATCCAGCAGCTGCAGACAGACCTCTGGTTAATAGCCGCATCCATGACCGTCATCCTGCCATGTGCCTTGGCCCGCCTCAGGATTCTGGCAAGTCCGCCCTGGTTCATCCGGTTAAAGCTGCAAGCAGAACCAATGTATACAATATCCGCATTCTCAACAGCCTTCTCCGGCAGGTCACTGTCATCCACCTCGTCAAAAATCGTCACATCTGACAGGAAATGCCTCTCTCCATTTTCCTCAATCAGTGCAAAACTGGATGCCGTCGCATGGACCGGGTCTGTTACCACATGTGAAACATCCATTCCCAGCTTCCTGCATTGGTCCAGAACAAACCTTCCATTCAGGTCATCTCCCACCCGTCCCGCCATGGTGACAGGAATGCCCAGACGTGATAATGCGATAGCTGTATTGAGAGCGTCCCCGCCGCAGGCCTGTATCGGTTTTTCTATCATGGTGCAGTCCCTGCTTAAGGCATCCCGGTCCACCGGCCTTAACAAAGTATCGCACACCATCATTCCAAAACTAAGCACCACCTTTTAAACCACCCCTCCTTCATCCATATGTCCGTACATACATATAATTGCACAATGATGTATATTTGTCAAGTAGTTGTGGTAAAATTATAATAAAATGTTATTTTTTCAAATTTTCCCTTGCATTTTTCACAACATGCTTTACAATATAATTGATGTTTTGTTTGTACATACATATGTATCTAACTTGAAAGGATTTTAAATTATGACCATGTTCACCAAAGAAATAAATAAAGATGTGCCCATCCCCCTTTATTACCAGCTGAAAAATATCATCAAAACAGATATTGAGAACGGCACTTTAAAGACCGGGGATACTATTCCCACTGAAATGGAAATCATGAGCCACTACAACATAAGCCGCTTTACGGTGCGCCAGGCCATCTCCGAGCTGGTAAATGAAGGTTACCTGCTGCGGAAAACCAGCAAAGGCACCTTTGTCACAGAGCCTAATAAAAAAACAAGCTTCATCAAGTCCTTTGAACCATTCCACCAGCAAATCCAGGAGCTGGGCAAGACCCCGCATACGGAACTGTTGGACATGTCCGTCATGAAACCGGATGATCGGATCAGGGAACTTCTGCGTCTTGGTACCAATGACAAGGTTATCTCCCTGTTCAGACGGCGTTTTGCGGATGCAACGCCTGTGGTGACAATCCAGAACTATCTTCCCTACAACCTCTGTCATTTTGTGCTGAGCCATGACTTTAAGGATGTTTCACTGTACAATCTCTTCATGTCACGGCCGGAAACCTGCATTGACAATACCCGAACCATTGTTTCCGCCGAAACAGCCACTCCCGAGGATGTTAAGCTGCTGGAGGTAAAGCCCGGCAGTCCCATGCTTTGCTTTAATAATATTTCCACCACCAGCGACGGTACCATAATTGACTATGCCTATGCCCATTACCGTGGGGATATGAACAAGTTTGAAATCAACGAAAGCCCCAAATAACCCATCTGCAGCATTCTTCTGCCCTTTTACCATCTAAAAACAGCGGGACCGGATTACACTTGATCCGGTCCCGCTGCTGCGGTTCACCTGTTAACTTTTCCCAAACACAGAAGCAGTCTTAATATCCAGTTTCCTGCACCACTCCTTAAGCACTTCCTCCCTGCAGCAGGATGCGGAAAAATCCTCCAGCTCAAAATCCAGGGGTATGTCGGTCTTAATGGTGGCCAGCTCCTTAGACAGCCTGGCTGCGGCTTCCCCGCACAGTTCCCCTTCCTCCCCTGTCTTGGTCAAAGATTTGTAGGGGGAACGGCTGATTCCCAGGCAGTTTTTCCAGAAGTCCTGCAGCTCCTTAAGCTGCTTCTTATCCTGCTCCGCCTCATGTATCACCTCATAAATATGTTCCACGGTGCCGTATTCTCCCAGCAAAAGCGGTGCTGCGCTGGCAACGCCGCGGACTCCCGGGATATTGTCCGAGGTATCGCCCTGGATTCCCTTCAGGTCCGTAATCTGCCTGGGCCACACTCCTTCCTCGGAATACACCGTCTCAGCCGTAAACTCAAAGGTCTTTTCCGGCAGGTTCACCGATGCCTTATCCAGGCCGTAAAGCCCGTAATACTTGTCGCAGAGCTCCTCCGCCTTTTCCTGCCTGGCCTGGACCATCCAGGCCCTTACATTATACTCATCGCTCACAAGCTGAAGGTAATCATGGTCCTTGGTCATCACCACCATGGGCACCTGCTCCCTGAATTTATAGACCAGGCTTCCCGCATAGTCATCCGCCTCATACCGGTCGCTGTAGAGCACCTTAAAACCTGCTTCCTCCAGAATCCGCTCCATCAGTACGAACTGCTGCTTAAGTGGCTCCGGTGTCCTGCTTCTGGTCCCCTTATAATCAGGATACAGCTCCCTGCGGAAGGTATCCCTTGTCTTGTCAAACACAAATGCCACATAGGCCGGCTGCTGCTTTTTCAGCAGGGAAACCACGGCCTTCAGCACCCCCATGATGCCGTTGGTATAGGTCCCGTCCGATGCGTGGAGGATTTTCCCGTAATGCTTTTCCTTTTCCTCGTCCGTCTTGGCGAACATGATTTCCCTGGGTAACACTGCATAGTAACAGGTTGACAGCAGGGATGAGCCGTCAACAATCACGAATTTTCTTTCTGACATTCTGATTCCATCTCTTTCTTTCGTATTCTGTCATTGTGCGGGCCATTATGCTTACCTGCGGTGATGCCTGTCCCAGATTCCGGCAAACAGCAGGGCGGCTACAATGAATACCAGCACTATCAAGCGTTCCATCTGTCCCATATGGCTCCTCCTTCCGGAGACATGACTGTAACGGGAAGTCACAGTTTCCTCAAAACTGTATCATACACCAGTTTTGTCCTGGCGTCAAAGAGAACCCACAGAATCTGTTCCAGTTCACCCGGATACTCTGCCGCAAATTCTCTGGCAGTTCCTATGGCGGTTTCTGCTGCCAGCCCCACCGGGAAGTGGTATATACCGGTGGAGACAGAGGGAAATGCAATCCGCTTCACTCCATTTTCCAGGGCCAGCAAAAGGGAATTCCTGTAGCAGGAGGCAAGCTTCTCCTGCTCCCCGCATGTGCCGCCGTTCCACACAGGACCCACGGTGTGGATAATATACCGGCATTCCAGGTTGTAGGCCTTTGTAATCTTGGCCTGTCCTGTCTTGCAGCCGCCCAACAGCCTGCATTCATGCAGCAGTTCCTTTCCCGCGGCCCTGTGGATAGCCCCATCCACCCCTCCTCCTCCAAGGAGGGATGAGTTGGCCGCGTTGACGATTGCATCCATTCCGGTTATCTTCGTTATATCACCTAATACAGTACCTATGACTGTGTTGTTTTCATTTTTCATAGCTGGCCTCCTCTGATTTCTTTCCTTTGATTATACCATATAACCCCTCAGTCCCGACAGCAGTAATTCACCGATTTTCCCCGCTCCGCTGTCAGCCGCAAAGGTATGGACCAGACTGGCCTTATCCCTGCCAAGGATATTTTCCAGCTCTGCAAAGGAAAGCAGGCCTTTGAGGTACAGCTTTACGATTTCCATTGGTCCGCTTCCGATTTCCGCCACCAGCTCTAAATGTGTCATGATTCACCTTCTTTCTGCCTTTTTCAACCTTCCATTAAAAATGCCGGCCTAATAATATATGCAGGCTTTTTCCAGAATATTCCTGTTGGCAGCCATATCATTCCATTGAAATCATGAAAATCTTTCGCTTTCCCTATGGTAAAAATTAATCATTCCATTAAAAAAAGTCAGCTTTTTGTAAGAAACATTACGCTTCATTACATTTCACTGACTTCCGTTGCAATTCATCCTGAACTATGGTATATTCACATCAGGTCAGAAATGACGCTAGCCCGGCAGCTTCCACAGCCCCATGTTGTGGAAGCACCGGGCTCCCCCCAAAAAGATTATCTATCATCATTCTTCGTATTTCCAGATTTGCACCTCACCTGAATATCCCTCAAATGTACGTTTAATAATATCCTCCACTATATTCCAGTCGCCTCCTGCGCTGCCGCATCCTATCTTATAGGGAAATGCCACTGTCTCGTTTTTGCCCCTGGCTTCCAAAAAGCTCCGGATTTCTCCCATCGCTTTTTCCAATGCGTCATAATCGGTATAGACCATCTTTTTTCTGCCGTAATCATCCTGTCCGTACAGATTGCCAATCAGAAACCAGCGTCCGTCCTTTTCCACCGGCTGGGCAGACACCCGTCCCAGCAGCTTGGATGTGTCCCCGTTTTCCTTTTCAATCCACTGCTTCGTTATCCGCTTATACGTTTTCTCCACTTCTGGAAACAGCTTCTTTACCTGTCCTGCAATACCATAGCCGAATGCGCCCTGGCAGTTCACCTGATGACACAGAATATCTGCCTTTGAATCAAATATGCTGCCATTGTAATATTGAATCATAATTTCCTCCTCTATCTCTTTCATGATGCTGTCCGCCCGTTATATCATATCCCGGTGCTCGGTCCGGCCCAGCAGATAATCCACGGAACAGCCGAAATAGTCCGCCAGTTTTACCAGTGAGACCGCGTTCGGCACGCTCCTTCCGTTTTTCCAGTCGCTGATGTTTCCCATGGATACATCCAGATCCCTGGATACCTGGCTGGTACTGCCCTTCCGCCTGATTTCCGCAAACAGATTCTTCAAGTCAATCCTTTCCTGTACCACATTTCATTCCCCCAATTCCAGTATAAAAGTTGTGTCGGATCTATCATAAATGCTGAGAGGAAAATTGTAAATAAAAATATGCACAAAAGTCCTTCAATAATTTGTAAGTATTTCTTCAAACTCCGTCCATGAATATCATGTATAATAGTTACAATTCGGGTATTGCCCGGAATACAAAGGAGGATTATTATGGATACAAACAAGAAAATATTGATAGGAGCCATTGGCGCTGCTGTTGTCATCGGCGGCATTGCCATCGGCCTCCTGCTCAGCAAGACGCCGGAAAAGGCAGACCTGTCCACCATACATACAGAGGCAGCCACGGAAGCTCCCAAGGAAACGCTTCCCGCCGCCACACAGGCTCCGGAGACAGAGGAGACCACAGAAGGCCAGGAAGACGCTGCTTCCAGTGTTTCCGCTTCCATCGAGACCTATACATCCGGAAAGGTATCTATCCAGTATCCTGCGGTGGACCAGATGGATGACGCCTCAAAGAAGGACAAGATTAATGAACTGTTAAAGACCAATGCCCTGTCCTTCATAAAAGCCAATGACATCGACGAGGCCAACGATACCCTGGATATCAAGTGCAAGGTGATTTCCGTGGACCGCAAACGTCTCACTGCCACTTACACCGGCACTCTGTCCGCAAAGGGAGCCGCCCATCCGGTCAATCTGTTTTATTCCAACACAGTCAATCTGCTTCAGGCCCAGAACCTGGGACTGGATGATTTTACCGACGCCTATACCATGGCCGGATATGTGCTCAGCGACGATGTAAAGTTTTCCGGCATTTCTTCTGATGTAGAGGCCCAGGTCCTGAGCTACCGCTCTTCCATGGATTTGGATTCCCTGACCGCTGTCTTTAACAGCGCGGACTTCCCTCTGTCATCAGAGACCCAGTGGCCCGAATCCTTCAGCTATGAAAAACAGGGAACCATCTACTTTTCACTGCCTGTTCCCCATGCCCTGGGCGACTATGTGCTGGTTGCATTTGACCCCACCACCAAATAGTCCTTTAACCGGGGTTGATATCATAAGATATTTGATATATAATTATCAGTAATTCTAATAGATAAAGGAGCAGCAAAATTTATGGATAACGTAATGGTATTTGACCACCCTTTGATTCAGCACAAGATTTCTATTCTGCGCAATAAAGCTACAGGAACCAATGAGTTCCGTGCCCTCATTGAGGAAATTGCCATGCTGATGGGCTATGAAGCCCTCCGCGACCTTCCTCTGGAGGATGTGGAGGTGGAAACTCCCATCGAGACATGCATGACCCCCATGATTGCCGGACGCAAACTGGCCGTGGTTCCGATTCTCCGTGCCGGACTTGGCATGGTAAACGGCATCCTGGCTCTGGTTCCCAGCGCAAAGGTAGGTCATATCGGTTTATACAGGGACGAGGTGACTCACGAACCTCATGAATATTACTGCAAGCTTCCAAACCCCATTGAAGAGCGTACCATCATCGTCACAGATCCCATGCTGGCCACTGGCGGTTCCGGTGTCTCAGCCGTTGACTTTATCAAGGAACACGGCGGGAAAAAGATTAAATTCATGGCTATCATAGCTGCTCCGGAAGGCCTTAAGCGTCTCCATGAAGCCCATCCCGATGTACAGATTTACGTGGGACATCTGGACCGCTGCCTGAATGAAAACGCCTATATCTGCCCCGGACTGGGAGATGCCGGAGATCGTATCTTCGGAACAAAATAACAGGAATTATTACAGGCAAATACAAATACAGGGACATACAAACCATAAGATAAAACAGGAAGCCGGACTTGCGATGTGCAGTGTCCGGCTTCCTGTTTTTATAAACTCTCTGACTGTTCCGTGTTTCTGTTCGTTCTGTACTGACGGCTTATTTTACTACCTTAAGCCCGCCCTTTCCCTTCTCAGGTGCCTCGGGCGCTTCCTGCTCTGTTTCCACTTCCCTGGCCTCTTTTACAACGATGTTGTCCTGGCCCTTGTAGATGGAGTCAGAGGGAACACAGCCGCGTACGCTGGACAGCGGGTATACATTAGAATTACGTCCAATGACCGTTCCGGGATTGAGCACGCTGTTGCAGCCAATCTCCGCGTGATCGCCCAAGATGGCGCCGAATTTCTTGCGTCCTGTCTCCACATCACCATCCTCAGCATGAACCTTTACAAGACCCTTGTCAGCCTTCACATTGGAGGTCACTGCGCCGGCTCCCATATGTGCCTTGTAGCCCAGGATGGAATCGCCCACATAGTTGAAATGGGGCACCTGCGCCTCGTCAAAGATGATGGAGTTCTTGATTTCACAGGAATTGCCGATGACAACGTGCTGTCCAAGGATAACGCCTCCTCTTAAAAAGGCTCCGTTGCGTATCTGTACCTTTGGTCCGATGATCATAGGTCCGCCCATGGCAGTGGTGGGAGCCATCTGTGCTGTCTTGTGAATCCAGATATTCTTTCCAATCTTCTTGTATTCGTTCTCCGGAAGGCTGGCGCCCAGACTTTCGATGAACCCATTGATGTCACCCAGAACTTCCCATGGATACTCATGGCCCTCAAACAGCTTTTCAGCGATTGTATGGCTTGTGTCTAAAAGTTCTTTGATTTTCATCTGTTCCAGTTTCATAAATTAATTCTCCTTTTTTGTTTTATAGAATGCGGCTGCCGCGTCAAAATAACCTCTCATATTGTACTGGTTATTCATGCGGATGACATTGACTGTCCTGCCGGCAACAAAACGATTCAGCTTTTCCATATACTCATCTGAGGTTATGGAACCCTCCGCAACATAGGTGAGCCCCTTTTCCCAGCTGGCTGTCAGCTCGGGATTCAGAAGCTGGCGGATGGACTGGTCCACCACGTCATAGACCATTTCCCCTAAAAGGGACGGCGTAATAACCTGGGTTTTCTTGTTCAGGTTCAGATACTTGATGTTAAACAGTTTCTTAAGTATCTCAGCCCTGGTAGCGCTGGTGCCTATGCCGCTGCCCTTAATCTGAGCCCGCAGCTCCTCGTCCTCTATGAGCTGGCCTGCATTTTCCATGGCCAGAATCATGGAACCGGAGGTATAGCGCTTGGGAGGTGATGTCTCGCCTTCCTTTATATTCAGCTCCACCAAAGTAAGTATATCATTTTTTTTCAATTCTGCAAGCATCTGGAGCAATACTGTCCTGTCAACTTTTGGAGAAATGGCATTTGGGACACCTTCTTTTGCCTCGTCCCTGGACTCATCCCTTGTCTCATCCTTTGTCTCATCCCTGGCCTCGTCAAAGGATTCCTCCACCCCATTTTTCTTTGCCAGGTTCACATCCGCCACCTTGAGATATCCCGGTTCGGACAGAACCTTAAAATTGGCAAAAAAATGTTCCTTCAGGCGCTCCAGCTCCAGGCTGTATTTCTGATAAACCGCCGGAGGATAAAATATGCTCAAAAACCGTCTGCATATGACCTGATACACCTTTTCAGACAATGGCGGCAGTCCCCTCAGGTTTCCAAGTCCCTGTCCGGTGGGCACAATGGCATAGTGGTCCGTTATCTGCTTGTCATTGACATAGCGTGTCTTGGCAATCCCCTTATAGGATCCCATATTCAGCACCTCATCCGCAAACCCTGCCATAGGCCCGTAATTCTTAAGGCCGCCTATGTTCTTTTGAATCTCCTTGGACACTGCCGTGGACAGAACCCTGGCATCGGTTCTGGGGTAGGTGACCATCTTTTTCTCATACAGCTCCTGCACCACCTTAAGCGTCTCATCCGGACTGATTTTAAACATCTTGGAACAGTCGTTCTGAAGCTCCGCCAGGTTGTAAAGAAGGGGCGGATTCTTGGTCTCCTTTTTCTTCTCCTTGGCGAGCACCGTGGCCGTGAGAGGCGGCTCTGCCGTCAATAAGGCGGCCAGCTCCTCTGCCTGCTGCCTGTCCTTAAAGCCGTTGTCCTTATACAGGCAGGGGGTTCCGAAATAGCGGGAACCTTCCACTGCCTTCCACTCCGCCTCAAAGGGAACCGGCTGGCCGTCCTTACCCGGCGCCTCAAAGGATCCAATCACCCTGTAAAAGGGGGTTTTGACAAAACCGCGTATCTCCCGCTCTCTGCGCACCACCATTCCCATGACACAGGTCATGACCCTGCCCACGGACAGAACCGTAAACTTGGTTCCCAGATAATTTGACAGGGCAGGTCCGTACTTAAGGGTCAGCACCCTGGAGAAATTAATTCCCATAAGGTAGTCCT
Coding sequences within:
- a CDS encoding 5'-3' exonuclease, yielding MSERKFVIVDGSSLLSTCYYAVLPREIMFAKTDEEKEKHYGKILHASDGTYTNGIMGVLKAVVSLLKKQQPAYVAFVFDKTRDTFRRELYPDYKGTRSRTPEPLKQQFVLMERILEEAGFKVLYSDRYEADDYAGSLVYKFREQVPMVVMTKDHDYLQLVSDEYNVRAWMVQARQEKAEELCDKYYGLYGLDKASVNLPEKTFEFTAETVYSEEGVWPRQITDLKGIQGDTSDNIPGVRGVASAAPLLLGEYGTVEHIYEVIHEAEQDKKQLKELQDFWKNCLGISRSPYKSLTKTGEEGELCGEAAARLSKELATIKTDIPLDFELEDFSASCCREEVLKEWCRKLDIKTASVFGKS
- a CDS encoding O-acetyl-ADP-ribose deacetylase yields the protein MKNENNTVIGTVLGDITKITGMDAIVNAANSSLLGGGGVDGAIHRAAGKELLHECRLLGGCKTGQAKITKAYNLECRYIIHTVGPVWNGGTCGEQEKLASCYRNSLLLALENGVKRIAFPSVSTGIYHFPVGLAAETAIGTAREFAAEYPGELEQILWVLFDARTKLVYDTVLRKL
- a CDS encoding helix-turn-helix domain-containing protein, translating into MVQERIDLKNLFAEIRRKGSTSQVSRDLDVSMGNISDWKNGRSVPNAVSLVKLADYFGCSVDYLLGRTEHRDMI
- a CDS encoding DNA topoisomerase; translation: MSKSLYIAEKPSVAQQFAEALKIRGRRGDGYIESDQAVVTWCVGHLVTMSYPEAYDMKFKRWSLQTLPFLPKEFKYEVITNVSKQFEIVKGLLNRPDIDTIYVCTDSGREGEYIYRLVAQMAGVKDKKQKRVWIDSQTEEEILRGIREAKDETEYDNLSASAYLRAKEDYLMGINFSRVLTLKYGPALSNYLGTKFTVLSVGRVMTCVMGMVVRREREIRGFVKTPFYRVIGSFEAPGKDGQPVPFEAEWKAVEGSRYFGTPCLYKDNGFKDRQQAEELAALLTAEPPLTATVLAKEKKKETKNPPLLYNLAELQNDCSKMFKISPDETLKVVQELYEKKMVTYPRTDARVLSTAVSKEIQKNIGGLKNYGPMAGFADEVLNMGSYKGIAKTRYVNDKQITDHYAIVPTGQGLGNLRGLPPLSEKVYQVICRRFLSIFYPPAVYQKYSLELERLKEHFFANFKVLSEPGYLKVADVNLAKKNGVEESFDEARDETKDETRDESRDEAKEGVPNAISPKVDRTVLLQMLAELKKNDILTLVELNIKEGETSPPKRYTSGSMILAMENAGQLIEDEELRAQIKGSGIGTSATRAEILKKLFNIKYLNLNKKTQVITPSLLGEMVYDVVDQSIRQLLNPELTASWEKGLTYVAEGSITSDEYMEKLNRFVAGRTVNVIRMNNQYNMRGYFDAAAAFYKTKKEN
- a CDS encoding UDP-N-acetylglucosamine pyrophosphorylase; translated protein: MKLEQMKIKELLDTSHTIAEKLFEGHEYPWEVLGDINGFIESLGASLPENEYKKIGKNIWIHKTAQMAPTTAMGGPMIIGPKVQIRNGAFLRGGVILGQHVVIGNSCEIKNSIIFDEAQVPHFNYVGDSILGYKAHMGAGAVTSNVKADKGLVKVHAEDGDVETGRKKFGAILGDHAEIGCNSVLNPGTVIGRNSNVYPLSSVRGCVPSDSIYKGQDNIVVKEAREVETEQEAPEAPEKGKGGLKVVK
- the upp gene encoding uracil phosphoribosyltransferase, with the protein product MDNVMVFDHPLIQHKISILRNKATGTNEFRALIEEIAMLMGYEALRDLPLEDVEVETPIETCMTPMIAGRKLAVVPILRAGLGMVNGILALVPSAKVGHIGLYRDEVTHEPHEYYCKLPNPIEERTIIVTDPMLATGGSGVSAVDFIKEHGGKKIKFMAIIAAPEGLKRLHEAHPDVQIYVGHLDRCLNENAYICPGLGDAGDRIFGTK
- a CDS encoding macro domain-containing protein, with amino-acid sequence MIQYYNGSIFDSKADILCHQVNCQGAFGYGIAGQVKKLFPEVEKTYKRITKQWIEKENGDTSKLLGRVSAQPVEKDGRWFLIGNLYGQDDYGRKKMVYTDYDALEKAMGEIRSFLEARGKNETVAFPYKIGCGSAGGDWNIVEDIIKRTFEGYSGEVQIWKYEE